The DNA window GGCTACGGCGGTCCGGACTGGCGGAAACGGAAAAAAGACCAGCCGTTCTTCGCTCAAATCCAGCTACTCGGCGGGAAGAATTCCGGGCGTTTCCAGGGCGCGCCGTCCAAGGCTTCCAAAAGCAAGGATGCTGGGCCGTTTACCGATGTCTCCCAGGTCGAAATCGCCCCTTACTACCCCGATATCGCGGTGATCCGAAATGAGTACGCTCATCACTACGACACCATCCGCCAAACCGACGACGAAGTCGGGCGGATCATGCAGGGCCTGAAAGAGGACGGCCTGCTGGAGAACACGGTCGTCTTCTTCTGGACCGATCACGGCATGCGGTTATACCGCCATAAACAATGGGTCTACGATGGCAGCGTCCGTGTTCCGCTGATCATCGCCGGGCCCGGCATCCAAGCCGGTTCGGTCCGCGAGGACCTGGTCAGCGGCATTGATATCACCGCCGCCACGCTGGCGCTGGCCGGCGCCCCGGCGCCCGCCTGGTCCGAAGGGCAGGACCTGCTGGCCAAGGATTTCCATCGTGACTATGTGATCAGTGCGCGGGACCGCTGCGACTTCACGATCGACAAAGTCCGGGCCGTCACCACGCCCCGATATCGTTATCTGCGGAACTTCCTGACCGATCGCCCGTTCATGCAGCCCCAGTACCGCGACGGCCGGCCCGAGCTGGAAATCCCGCGACAGCTGGCGAAAGAAGGGAAGCTGACCCCGGCCCAGGCGGCTGTCTGGTCACCTGTCCGCGTGCCGGAAGAGTTCTACGACCTGGAAAACGACCCGCATGAAATCCACAACCTGGCCGACAATCCGGCCCATAGGAAAGAGCTGCAGCGACACCGGGACATTCTGGCCCAGTGGATCAAAGAGACAGGCGACCAGGGCCAGCAGCCGGAGTCGATCGCTTCACTGGAAGGGGTGCTGAAGCAATGGAAAGATCGCTGCACCAACCCCGAGTACGACAAAGTCCGGGCGGCCGTGGGCAAGTAAGACGACGCGCAGTTGAACGCCGTTTAAAAGAGGGATTCACCGCAGACGTCGCGGAAGAAAAGAAGAGGGGGGGAGAATTGTCTTGCGACGGGGAATGCCCGCCGCGGGATTTTCTTCTCTCTCGCTGTTGCCCTCCCAGAAGGAAAGCCGTGGGTCTCAGCGACCTGTTTGCCAGTTTCTCGTACCGCCTTTTTTCTCCCCTTCCTTTGCGTTTCTTGGCGAAACCTGCGGTGAACTTTCTTATTGAAAGGAGTTCACCGCAGTGGAAACATGGTGGGAGTGCTTCCCGATTTCTAGAGCGGGAATTCGTCTTCGGTGGCGGCGGCGCCGTAGATCGGCATGTGTCGGTAGTACACTTCCAGGATCATGGTCGCCATCGAGGTCGAATACAAACGACCGCCGCGATCGCCGTGGCCGCCGTCCATGTCCCAGCTGCCCTTCTGGTGGCCGTTCTTGTCCTGTTCGGCGACCAGAAAGTCACGCATTTTTACATTCCACTTGTCCCAGTCCTCGCCGCCGTACTGCTTGACCACCTGGGTGGCGTAATAGTTGTAGTACAGGTTGTTCTTGGACGGTCCGATTTTGCTCAGATACTCCACGCCGCGGGCGAGCGCCGGTTCATCTTTTTTCCAGCCCAGGTACATGCGGCAGAGCAGACCGACGGCCGTGGTCGATTGTCCCTTGCCGGGCCCCGTATAGCCGTAGTAGGCGCCGCTTTCGGACTGCACCTGATCGAGGAACTTCATGGCGCCGCGGATCGTGTTGGGGTTAATCTGCAGGTAGCCCATGTGGCCGCTCTTGAGGGCCATGATCTGCCAGCCTACCGCCGACGTATCGCCTTCCTGACGGGGACTGTATCGCCAGCCGCCGCCGACCGGGTCCTGGGCGTAAGCGATGAAGTTGAGCGAGGCCTGGGCCGGGATCAGCAGCCCTTTATCGTGGGTCATGGCGTACGCTTCGCACAGCGTAATCGAAGCCAGACCGTGCGAGTACATACTGCCGCCCGGCTCGTGGAAGCTGCCGGTGCCGTGATCGTTTTTGATGTGGGTGACCAGGTACTGCAGACCGCCGCGGACGGTTTCTTTATATTCGCCTTCGAGATGCGTATTGCCGGCGCCCAGGAAGGGGAGCAGGGCCATCGCCGTCGCTGCGTTGCGGGCGCCGT is part of the Lignipirellula cremea genome and encodes:
- a CDS encoding sulfatase family protein, which gives rise to MPNPSQTCLHFCHRLLAAALLLAAWPGLTGSSRAAESADTNSARPNIVWIFVEDMNGWYGCYGDDTVPTPHLDRLAARGMRFDRAYMPAGVCSACRSAIALGAMQTSLGVHNHRSSRGRTPGEVIHLPEGVKTVYEQLRDQGYYVISSQGKNDFNFEFELDDLYDDLLSAKMGYGGPDWRKRKKDQPFFAQIQLLGGKNSGRFQGAPSKASKSKDAGPFTDVSQVEIAPYYPDIAVIRNEYAHHYDTIRQTDDEVGRIMQGLKEDGLLENTVVFFWTDHGMRLYRHKQWVYDGSVRVPLIIAGPGIQAGSVREDLVSGIDITAATLALAGAPAPAWSEGQDLLAKDFHRDYVISARDRCDFTIDKVRAVTTPRYRYLRNFLTDRPFMQPQYRDGRPELEIPRQLAKEGKLTPAQAAVWSPVRVPEEFYDLENDPHEIHNLADNPAHRKELQRHRDILAQWIKETGDQGQQPESIASLEGVLKQWKDRCTNPEYDKVRAAVGK
- a CDS encoding prenyltransferase/squalene oxidase repeat-containing protein, with the translated sequence MSTHLDPKQYSMATQTTSAHLDEEEEYYEEAIGNSSQFIFFTAAPSWLVSLVVHFILLLVLGMWTLSAPDEDEVNMLEVEPVATKIEEVEELEEIVVEQEQPTETDVVTPNDTFVSDMVFETPVEVTEPVTLANDIEAAAVQVTLSDFGPTTAPRNDLMATIGAMSGHGVEGRGMKVRAQMVRSNGGNEASEAAVAAALRWLAEHQYPDGGWSFDHTLGRCQGRCSHPGTADGARNAATAMALLPFLGAGNTHLEGEYKETVRGGLQYLVTHIKNDHGTGSFHEPGGSMYSHGLASITLCEAYAMTHDKGLLIPAQASLNFIAYAQDPVGGGWRYSPRQEGDTSAVGWQIMALKSGHMGYLQINPNTIRGAMKFLDQVQSESGAYYGYTGPGKGQSTTAVGLLCRMYLGWKKDEPALARGVEYLSKIGPSKNNLYYNYYATQVVKQYGGEDWDKWNVKMRDFLVAEQDKNGHQKGSWDMDGGHGDRGGRLYSTSMATMILEVYYRHMPIYGAAATEDEFPL